A part of Chloroflexota bacterium genomic DNA contains:
- a CDS encoding PAS domain-containing protein, protein MPEFIAPLLPEYSIQIPQSVISLVGWLVWLVALVGIAVRNRDRQFELDRASLAWLALLSVLLLIFTPFLGVPIQTEGSVGAPHLMFLAALPWMAAGGLLGMVPSVLLAGLSGVLLAYLDTHSIFTPLFFMTIAVVFMLAIRQKHQGFLFRILRVPPVAALAAGAVLFPLTFLGLFLGSEGDLAASMVSSLTQFLPVYLSLIGMALLGGAGCLVVKLVTGERWVGSAEAAEKGSTKQNLGLRYVLIALPLAIVLLAATVVGQWKSAREFAHRSVVEEMTTAAQSLGEGMTEMLTEGENAVQQAAAGLNAAQLNTEDAQLALEAQWAGLSGFDQVALAGSDGTLLAVYPLLEDDEAFPTNDEQNAITQILAGNVVSPEQAGNNLVFFAPKTNAEGKILCVLWGRIDLAASESFQQITTSVDSLLAAGGEVLVVNGTGQIIYSSVPNEEAAAYAGSTFLTATYFETVDAAGAHHSEYFQPLGNNGWAVIASIPNKLIQLQAVQEVTPLVLAGFALIVLEAGIAVLMFGQLSKDAEQLADEAAKIILGDLSLSDPNYHYSSGLKPLAKRFTQMTSSVKSRLQSQSDLLNVSERITGQLKLKDSLQVILVAALEHGISSARIVLLNEAQPSSQVSPDQKFGMGKDARMLAPLDEDILTVTRVRGQWVMRGAQVSRNFHITKEMTSPALLVSLPLRWKNKLLGTLWLASDRQAELGEEELSYFIDLSQKAATAIVNHKAFDDSLTQRKQLEAVLDALDDAVLVTDPNGIITFANPAAGLLHELAEEAALGVSLARALGEGAFSAVSDVPFGESLTREVRTLDGKAYLLLVEPLKVDERTLGMIAIFKDVTAFKAQDATKTEFVTTVSHELRSPLTLMEGYAKILRLAGNLNDQQETYLNNIITGLDEMRSLVQNLLDLGRLDSNDALEIKTIPVEDIVRRVVETMDSQAKNKNIELDVSLPDEPMMVEADAAFLVQALKNLVDNAIKYSSNKGRINLKAQKQGEAVVLTVEDFGPGIAPLDQRKIFKRFYHAESKVGVEERSGSGLGLAIVKSIAERHGGKVWFESKLGRGSSFYLQIPLKQSKKSD, encoded by the coding sequence ATGCCTGAATTTATCGCGCCGCTCTTGCCAGAATATTCCATTCAAATCCCCCAATCGGTCATTTCATTGGTTGGTTGGCTGGTTTGGTTGGTGGCGTTGGTTGGCATTGCTGTGCGCAATCGTGACCGCCAGTTTGAGCTGGATCGGGCGTCGCTGGCCTGGCTGGCGTTATTGAGCGTCCTGCTTCTAATCTTCACACCTTTCCTGGGCGTCCCCATTCAAACCGAAGGCAGTGTAGGCGCACCTCATTTGATGTTCTTGGCAGCATTGCCCTGGATGGCGGCTGGGGGATTGTTGGGCATGGTCCCCAGCGTTCTGCTGGCCGGGCTATCCGGTGTACTGCTGGCCTATTTGGATACCCACTCGATATTTACCCCGCTGTTCTTTATGACCATTGCGGTGGTTTTCATGCTGGCCATCCGGCAAAAACACCAAGGTTTCCTATTCCGTATATTACGTGTTCCGCCGGTCGCTGCCTTGGCAGCTGGGGCGGTATTATTTCCGCTCACTTTCCTGGGCTTGTTCCTCGGTTCTGAGGGTGACCTTGCCGCCAGTATGGTTTCTTCTCTCACCCAGTTCCTACCGGTGTATTTGTCACTGATTGGGATGGCGCTATTGGGGGGGGCGGGCTGCCTGGTGGTGAAGTTGGTGACCGGTGAGCGCTGGGTTGGTTCGGCGGAAGCGGCGGAAAAGGGATCAACTAAGCAGAATTTAGGACTCCGTTATGTGTTGATTGCCCTGCCATTGGCAATTGTCTTATTGGCGGCTACCGTGGTTGGTCAGTGGAAATCCGCCCGAGAATTTGCCCATCGGTCCGTCGTGGAGGAAATGACCACCGCTGCACAGTCATTGGGCGAGGGCATGACAGAGATGCTGACCGAGGGCGAGAATGCGGTTCAACAGGCAGCCGCTGGTCTGAATGCCGCTCAGTTGAACACTGAGGATGCGCAACTTGCACTGGAGGCTCAGTGGGCGGGCTTATCCGGCTTTGACCAGGTTGCCCTGGCTGGCTCGGATGGTACCCTTTTGGCTGTGTATCCACTGTTGGAAGATGACGAAGCCTTCCCAACTAACGATGAACAAAACGCCATTACTCAAATCTTGGCTGGAAATGTTGTGTCGCCGGAACAGGCTGGCAATAACCTGGTTTTCTTTGCCCCAAAGACAAACGCTGAGGGCAAGATCCTGTGTGTACTTTGGGGGCGGATCGATTTAGCCGCTTCTGAATCATTCCAGCAGATTACTACTTCAGTAGATAGCTTACTGGCAGCGGGAGGCGAGGTGCTGGTTGTGAACGGCACTGGGCAGATCATTTATTCATCTGTCCCAAATGAAGAAGCGGCAGCTTATGCCGGCTCGACTTTCCTGACTGCGACTTATTTTGAAACAGTTGATGCCGCTGGCGCGCATCATTCGGAATATTTCCAGCCGCTGGGAAATAACGGCTGGGCGGTGATCGCATCCATCCCGAACAAACTTATCCAGCTTCAGGCTGTGCAGGAAGTGACGCCGCTGGTCCTGGCCGGCTTTGCGCTGATCGTTCTAGAGGCCGGCATTGCAGTCTTGATGTTCGGTCAACTGAGCAAGGACGCCGAACAATTGGCGGATGAAGCGGCCAAGATCATTTTGGGCGACCTCTCGTTATCCGATCCAAATTACCATTATTCCTCCGGCCTCAAACCGCTGGCGAAACGATTCACCCAGATGACCTCCAGCGTAAAGTCCCGGCTGCAGAGCCAATCGGACCTGCTGAATGTCAGTGAACGGATCACTGGGCAACTTAAGCTGAAAGATTCACTCCAGGTGATATTGGTGGCCGCACTGGAACATGGCATCTCATCGGCGCGGATCGTGCTGCTGAATGAAGCGCAGCCTTCCAGCCAGGTCTCACCCGACCAGAAATTTGGTATGGGCAAGGATGCCCGTATGTTAGCACCGTTGGATGAGGATATTCTGACGGTCACCCGAGTGAGGGGGCAGTGGGTGATGCGGGGTGCGCAGGTCAGCCGGAATTTCCACATCACCAAAGAGATGACCTCACCGGCTTTATTGGTTTCTCTGCCGTTGCGCTGGAAGAACAAATTGCTGGGTACGCTCTGGCTGGCATCTGACCGGCAAGCGGAACTCGGTGAAGAAGAACTCTCGTACTTTATTGACCTCTCACAAAAGGCCGCCACGGCAATTGTGAACCATAAAGCTTTCGATGATTCGCTGACTCAACGTAAACAGCTGGAAGCCGTACTCGATGCGCTGGATGACGCCGTTCTGGTTACGGACCCGAATGGGATCATCACCTTTGCCAACCCCGCAGCGGGACTACTGCATGAATTGGCCGAAGAGGCTGCCCTGGGCGTCTCTCTGGCAAGGGCGTTGGGGGAGGGCGCTTTCTCAGCTGTTTCTGATGTGCCCTTTGGTGAATCGCTGACCCGTGAGGTTCGAACCTTGGATGGAAAAGCCTATCTCCTCCTGGTGGAGCCCTTAAAAGTGGATGAGCGGACTCTTGGGATGATTGCCATCTTCAAGGATGTTACGGCCTTCAAGGCGCAGGACGCGACCAAGACTGAATTCGTCACAACCGTTTCACATGAATTGCGCTCCCCGCTGACGTTGATGGAAGGCTATGCCAAGATCCTGCGGCTGGCAGGTAACCTCAATGACCAGCAGGAGACTTACCTGAATAACATCATCACCGGCCTGGACGAGATGCGCTCACTGGTGCAAAACCTGCTGGACCTGGGACGATTGGATTCCAACGACGCGCTTGAGATTAAAACGATTCCCGTTGAAGACATTGTGCGCCGGGTGGTGGAGACGATGGATTCACAGGCCAAGAATAAAAACATAGAGCTGGATGTCAGCTTGCCCGATGAACCGATGATGGTGGAGGCTGATGCGGCTTTCCTGGTTCAGGCTTTGAAGAACCTGGTTGATAATGCAATCAAATATTCATCCAATAAAGGCCGGATCAACTTGAAAGCGCAGAAACAG